A portion of the Bacteroides faecium genome contains these proteins:
- a CDS encoding helix-turn-helix domain-containing protein, with translation METKELNRQEYQLRINKVTDYIHNNIDQPLSLQKMAGIACFSPFHFHRVFTFLTGETPTDYIKRTRIEKAALLLKQDKELSATEVARLCGFSSLSLLSRNFRQYFNVTIREFRSHT, from the coding sequence ATGGAAACGAAAGAACTAAATAGGCAAGAATACCAATTACGGATTAATAAAGTCACAGACTATATCCATAATAATATAGACCAGCCGCTCTCCTTACAGAAAATGGCCGGTATCGCATGCTTTTCGCCTTTCCACTTCCATCGTGTTTTTACATTTCTGACAGGGGAAACACCTACGGATTATATCAAACGCACCCGGATTGAAAAAGCAGCATTATTATTAAAACAAGACAAGGAACTTTCTGCCACCGAAGTTGCCCGCCTTTGCGGTTTTAGCAGCCTTTCACTATTAAGCCGCAACTTCAGACAATATTTCAATGTGACTATTCGCGAGTTCCGCTCACATACATAA
- a CDS encoding SIR2 family NAD-dependent protein deacylase: protein MKNLVILTGAGMSAESGISTFRDAGGLWDRYPVEQVATPEGYQRDPALVINFYNERRKQLLDVTPNRGHELLAELEKDFKVTVVTQNIDNLHERAGSSHIIHLHGELTKVCSSRDPYNSHYIKELKPEEYEVKLGDKAGDGTQLRPFIVWFGEAVPEIETAIQYVEKADIFVIIGTSLNVYPAAGLLHYVPRGAEVYLIDPKPVDTHTSRPIHVIQKGASEGVAELKQLLGV, encoded by the coding sequence ATGAAGAATCTGGTAATTTTGACGGGCGCAGGCATGAGTGCCGAGAGTGGAATCAGTACGTTTAGGGATGCAGGTGGTCTGTGGGACCGGTATCCGGTGGAGCAGGTTGCTACTCCGGAAGGATATCAGCGGGACCCGGCATTGGTGATAAACTTTTATAATGAACGCCGGAAACAGTTGTTGGATGTGACGCCGAATCGTGGGCACGAATTGTTGGCGGAACTGGAAAAGGATTTTAAAGTGACGGTGGTAACACAGAATATTGATAACTTGCACGAAAGAGCCGGGAGCAGTCATATTATTCATCTGCATGGAGAATTGACAAAAGTATGTTCCAGCCGTGACCCTTATAATTCCCATTATATAAAGGAACTGAAGCCTGAAGAATACGAGGTGAAACTTGGAGACAAGGCAGGAGACGGAACACAACTGCGGCCTTTTATAGTATGGTTCGGTGAGGCGGTTCCTGAAATAGAGACAGCCATTCAATATGTGGAGAAAGCGGATATTTTCGTAATTATCGGCACTTCGCTCAATGTGTATCCTGCTGCGGGATTGCTTCATTATGTACCGAGAGGAGCAGAGGTGTATCTGATTGACCCGAAACCGGTAGATACACATACTTCCCGTCCGATACATGTGATTCAGAAGGGAGCTTCTGAAGGAGTGGCTGAGTTGAAACAGTTGTTGGGTGTCTGA
- a CDS encoding FKBP-type peptidyl-prolyl cis-trans isomerase yields MDKFSYSIGLGIGQNLSSMGIGNLSVEDFAQAIKDVLEGNQTAISHQEAREIVNKYFEELEAKMGAVAIEQGKAFLEENKKRAGIITLPSGLQYEVINEGTGKKPKATDQVRCHYEGTLVDGTLFDSSIQRGEPAVFGVNQVIPGWVEALQLMSEGAKWKLYIPSELGYGARGAGEMIPPHSTLVFEVELLEVL; encoded by the coding sequence ATGGATAAATTCAGTTACTCTATTGGCCTGGGAATTGGTCAAAACTTATCAAGCATGGGGATTGGGAATCTCTCAGTAGAAGACTTTGCACAGGCAATCAAAGATGTATTGGAAGGTAACCAGACGGCTATTAGCCATCAGGAAGCCCGCGAAATAGTAAACAAGTATTTCGAAGAACTCGAAGCTAAGATGGGCGCTGTTGCCATCGAACAAGGAAAAGCTTTCCTCGAAGAAAACAAGAAAAGAGCAGGTATAATAACTTTGCCTAGCGGATTACAATACGAAGTTATCAACGAAGGTACAGGTAAAAAGCCAAAAGCTACCGATCAGGTAAGATGCCATTACGAAGGTACATTGGTTGACGGCACACTGTTCGACAGCTCTATCCAACGCGGAGAACCTGCCGTATTCGGTGTTAACCAGGTAATTCCGGGATGGGTGGAAGCACTGCAACTGATGTCTGAAGGCGCTAAATGGAAACTGTATATTCCGTCAGAACTGGGTTATGGCGCAAGAGGTGCCGGAGAAATGATTCCTCCTCACAGCACATTGGTATTTGAAGTAGAATTACTCGAAGTATTATAA
- a CDS encoding FKBP-type peptidyl-prolyl cis-trans isomerase yields the protein MKKVSIFMAIAAAASLASCTAQSPKANLKTDLDSLAYSIGMAQTQGLKGYLTGRLDVDTAYMADFIKGLNEGATKTSKKDIAYMAGLQIGQQISNQMMKGINQELFAGDSTKTISKDNFMAGFIAGTLEKGGMMTMEEAQTYTRTAMETIKAKALEEKYADYKAENEKFLAENKTKEGVKTTPSGLQYKVITEGKGEIPADTCKVKVNYKGTLIDGTEFDSSYKRNEPATFRANQVIKGWTEALTMMPVGSKWELYIPQDLAYGARESGNQIKPFSTLIFEVELVSIEKDKK from the coding sequence ATGAAAAAAGTTAGTATTTTTATGGCAATCGCCGCTGCTGCAAGCCTTGCTTCTTGTACAGCTCAGTCTCCTAAAGCAAATTTGAAAACAGATCTCGACTCATTGGCTTATTCTATCGGTATGGCTCAGACTCAAGGTCTGAAAGGCTATCTGACAGGTCGTCTGGACGTTGATACTGCATACATGGCAGATTTCATCAAAGGCTTGAACGAAGGTGCAACCAAGACTAGCAAAAAAGACATCGCTTACATGGCAGGTCTGCAAATCGGTCAGCAAATCAGCAACCAGATGATGAAAGGTATCAACCAGGAATTGTTTGCAGGTGACTCTACTAAAACTATCAGCAAAGACAACTTCATGGCTGGTTTCATCGCAGGTACTTTGGAAAAAGGCGGCATGATGACTATGGAAGAAGCTCAGACTTATACTCGTACAGCTATGGAAACTATCAAAGCAAAAGCTCTGGAAGAAAAATATGCTGACTACAAAGCTGAAAACGAAAAGTTCCTTGCTGAAAACAAAACTAAAGAAGGTGTAAAAACAACTCCGAGCGGTCTGCAATACAAGGTAATCACTGAAGGTAAGGGTGAAATTCCTGCTGACACTTGCAAAGTGAAAGTGAACTACAAAGGTACTTTGATTGACGGAACTGAGTTCGACAGTTCTTACAAACGTAACGAACCGGCTACTTTCCGTGCTAACCAAGTAATCAAAGGTTGGACAGAAGCTCTGACTATGATGCCTGTAGGTTCTAAATGGGAACTTTATATCCCTCAAGACCTTGCTTATGGCGCAAGAGAATCAGGCAACCAAATCAAACCGTTCTCTACTTTGATTTTCGAAGTTGAATTGGTAAGCATCGAAAAAGATAAGAAATAA
- a CDS encoding Lrp/AsnC family transcriptional regulator produces the protein MERIDNLDRQILEIISQNARIPFKDVAAECGVSRAAIHQRVQRLIDLGVIVGSGYHVNPKSLGYRTCTYVGIKLEKGSMYKSVVAELQKIPEIVECHFTTGPYTMLTKLYACDNEHLMDLLNNKMQEIPGVVATETLISLEQSIKKEIPIRVEK, from the coding sequence ATGGAAAGAATAGACAACCTCGACAGGCAGATCCTAGAGATTATCTCCCAGAATGCCCGCATCCCTTTTAAAGACGTAGCAGCCGAATGTGGAGTATCACGTGCAGCCATTCACCAGCGTGTGCAAAGACTGATTGACCTAGGTGTCATTGTAGGCTCAGGTTACCATGTTAATCCGAAATCCCTTGGCTATAGAACTTGTACCTATGTCGGTATCAAGTTGGAAAAAGGCTCTATGTACAAATCTGTTGTGGCAGAACTTCAAAAAATCCCCGAAATTGTGGAATGTCACTTCACCACAGGCCCGTACACCATGCTGACCAAATTGTATGCATGCGACAACGAACATCTGATGGATTTGTTGAATAACAAAATGCAAGAGATACCGGGTGTAGTGGCAACCGAGACATTGATCTCCCTGGAACAGAGCATCAAGAAGGAAATTCCTATCCGCGTAGAGAAATAA
- a CDS encoding DUF4491 family protein, translating into MEFLNEYHLAGLFIGICTFLIIGLFHPVVVKAEYYWGTKCWWIFLVLGIVGVIASLSIDNVILSSLLGVFAFSSFWTIKEVFEQEERVQKGWFPKNPKRKYKF; encoded by the coding sequence ATGGAATTTCTAAATGAATATCACCTGGCAGGGTTATTCATCGGAATTTGCACCTTTTTGATTATCGGCCTTTTTCACCCTGTTGTGGTAAAGGCCGAATATTACTGGGGTACAAAATGCTGGTGGATATTTCTTGTACTTGGTATAGTCGGTGTTATAGCCTCATTAAGCATTGATAATGTGATACTGTCTTCTCTGCTTGGCGTCTTTGCCTTCTCCTCCTTTTGGACAATCAAAGAGGTTTTCGAACAGGAAGAACGGGTACAAAAAGGCTGGTTTCCCAAGAATCCGAAACGCAAATATAAGTTTTGA
- a CDS encoding RNA polymerase sigma factor, with protein MKSLSFKKDLVGVQDELLRFAYKLTTDREEANDLLQETSLKALDNEDKYTPDTNFKGWMYTIMRNIFINNYRKVVRDQTFIDQTDNLYHINLPQDSGFESTERAYDLKEMRRVVNALPKEYRVPFAMHVSGFKYREIADKLNLPLGTVKSRIFFTRQKLQEELKDFR; from the coding sequence ATGAAAAGTTTAAGCTTCAAAAAAGACCTGGTAGGAGTACAGGACGAATTACTCCGTTTCGCATACAAACTGACGACCGATCGTGAAGAAGCAAACGATTTGTTACAGGAAACCTCATTAAAGGCATTGGATAACGAAGATAAATATACCCCTGACACAAATTTTAAAGGATGGATGTACACGATAATGCGTAACATCTTTATTAATAACTACCGTAAAGTTGTGCGTGACCAGACATTCATTGACCAGACTGATAATCTGTATCACATCAATCTGCCGCAGGATTCGGGATTTGAAAGCACCGAAAGAGCTTATGACTTGAAGGAGATGCGTCGCGTAGTCAACGCTCTGCCCAAAGAATACAGAGTACCGTTTGCTATGCATGTATCCGGATTCAAATATCGTGAGATTGCAGATAAACTGAATCTTCCATTGGGCACCGTAAAGAGTCGTATTTTCTTTACCCGTCAGAAATTGCAGGAAGAATTGAAAGACTTCCGCTAA
- a CDS encoding GH92 family glycosyl hydrolase, with product MKNFIVGLLFLCGFYACSSGKENISEVDCARYVNPFIGNADNGHTFPGACAPFGMIQASPESGNASWRYCSGFNYEDDEIFGFAQNHLNGTGCPDLGDILMLPFSGSIENNEYKARIDKSRQTARPGYYAVTLPDFGINAEVTATERTAFYRYTYQNDEEANLFIDLQSGLVTSPQGIRDRVLFADMQMPDERTIIGHNETNGWVRRHFYYVMAFDKSYKVKEMLPAREGEKAKRFVLSFDLKRGEALQVKIALSTVSVGGAKASLQKENPDWNFDKTKGETYQKWNTLLQRVRVEGTDKQKINFYTSLYHLYIQPNNIADTDGRYRGANDSVSTSPSGEYYSTLSLWDTYRAAHPLYTILAPERVNGMVSSMLAHHKVYGYLPIWTLWGKENYCMIGNHAIPVIVDAYLKGFDGFDKREAYKAIKESSTASHRNSDWEVYNKYGYYPFDIMTAESVSKTLESAYDDYCVAQMAKSLDEMGDFEYFMKRSRYYKNLFDPETKFMRGKDSKGNWRTPFHPMRLFHAGEVGGDFTEGNSWQYTWHVQQDVKGLIELLGGKDVFANKLDSLFAMEADSQEMGEVLDVTGLIGQYAHGNEPSHHVIYLYNYVNRPWRTQELVREVFDRFYLARPDGLCGNDDCGQMSAWYVFSAMGFYPVNPCGGEYVIGAPQLKEVIIDLPSQKQFTVKAINLSKTNKYIKSIMLNGEVLEGGILHHSDIMNGGLLEFIMEDHPDK from the coding sequence ATGAAGAATTTTATTGTTGGTTTATTGTTTCTTTGCGGTTTTTACGCTTGTTCATCCGGCAAAGAGAATATTTCGGAGGTAGATTGTGCACGGTATGTTAATCCTTTTATTGGTAATGCCGATAACGGGCATACTTTTCCCGGTGCGTGCGCTCCCTTCGGCATGATACAGGCGAGTCCGGAAAGTGGGAATGCTTCGTGGCGTTATTGTTCTGGATTTAATTATGAAGATGATGAGATATTCGGATTTGCGCAGAATCATTTGAATGGAACAGGCTGCCCGGATCTGGGAGATATTCTGATGTTGCCCTTTAGTGGGAGTATTGAGAATAATGAATATAAAGCTAGAATAGATAAGTCAAGACAGACGGCCCGACCGGGATATTATGCAGTAACTTTGCCGGATTTCGGGATAAATGCCGAGGTCACTGCTACGGAGCGCACGGCTTTTTATAGATATACCTATCAGAACGATGAAGAGGCAAATCTTTTCATTGACCTGCAAAGTGGCCTTGTGACTTCTCCGCAGGGGATTCGTGACAGAGTGTTGTTTGCAGATATGCAAATGCCTGACGAACGGACTATCATCGGTCATAATGAAACCAATGGTTGGGTACGGCGTCATTTCTATTATGTAATGGCGTTTGATAAATCTTATAAAGTAAAAGAAATGCTTCCTGCTCGGGAAGGAGAAAAGGCAAAACGGTTCGTACTGAGTTTCGATCTGAAGCGGGGAGAGGCATTGCAGGTTAAAATCGCGTTATCAACAGTGAGTGTAGGTGGGGCAAAAGCTTCTTTGCAAAAAGAAAATCCGGATTGGAATTTTGATAAAACGAAAGGAGAAACTTATCAGAAATGGAATACTCTTCTCCAACGAGTGCGTGTAGAAGGTACTGATAAACAGAAAATAAATTTCTATACTTCCCTTTACCATCTGTATATCCAACCTAATAATATTGCGGATACAGATGGTAGATATAGAGGGGCGAATGACAGTGTTTCCACTTCTCCTTCCGGAGAGTATTATTCTACTTTGTCTCTTTGGGATACTTATCGTGCGGCTCATCCTCTATATACGATTCTGGCTCCAGAAAGGGTAAATGGTATGGTAAGTAGTATGCTTGCTCATCATAAAGTGTATGGGTATCTGCCTATCTGGACATTATGGGGAAAGGAAAATTATTGTATGATCGGCAATCATGCTATTCCGGTTATTGTGGATGCTTACCTGAAAGGTTTCGATGGTTTTGATAAGAGGGAGGCTTATAAAGCGATAAAAGAGTCGTCTACTGCCAGTCATCGTAACTCCGATTGGGAAGTTTATAATAAATATGGATATTATCCTTTCGATATAATGACGGCTGAGTCTGTATCTAAAACTCTGGAGAGTGCTTATGATGATTATTGCGTGGCTCAAATGGCTAAAAGTCTCGATGAAATGGGGGATTTTGAATACTTCATGAAACGCTCCAGGTATTATAAGAATCTTTTTGATCCTGAAACGAAGTTTATGCGTGGAAAAGATTCTAAAGGGAATTGGAGGACTCCATTTCACCCCATGCGTTTGTTTCATGCAGGTGAGGTTGGGGGAGATTTTACTGAAGGTAACTCCTGGCAGTATACATGGCATGTGCAACAAGATGTAAAAGGTTTGATTGAATTGCTAGGGGGCAAGGATGTTTTTGCCAATAAGTTGGATTCTTTGTTTGCTATGGAAGCTGACTCGCAAGAAATGGGTGAAGTTCTTGATGTGACTGGCTTAATAGGACAGTATGCTCATGGCAATGAGCCGAGTCATCATGTTATTTATTTGTATAATTACGTAAATCGTCCTTGGAGAACTCAGGAACTGGTACGTGAGGTTTTTGATCGTTTCTATTTAGCTAGACCTGATGGTCTCTGTGGTAATGATGATTGTGGGCAGATGTCAGCATGGTATGTATTCTCAGCCATGGGATTTTATCCGGTGAATCCTTGTGGTGGCGAATATGTGATTGGTGCTCCTCAATTGAAAGAAGTTATTATTGATTTGCCAAGTCAGAAGCAGTTTACGGTAAAAGCCATTAATCTTTCGAAAACGAACAAATATATAAAGTCGATAATGTTAAATGGGGAAGTTTTAGAGGGAGGAATTCTTCATCATTCTGATATTATGAATGGAGGACTATTGGAGTTTATTATGGAAGATCATCCTGATAAATAG
- a CDS encoding sialate O-acetylesterase: protein MKRVIWLVLSVCMALASWGKIRLPSILGDNMVLQRADTVNIWGWATPSQNVTVKPSWDNRIYTTKAKNNGKWLLRVQTPEAGGPYQIDISDGELLTLKDILIGEVWICSGQSNMEMPVHGFYGQPVAGSLEEIVEANQYPDIHMFTLPPTPAAEPQDDCRGSWLKSTPESVRDFSAVGYFFGKNLNKVMNIPIGLITPNCGGIAIEPWMTAEAIRETASINQKLAFTPQVQTEAANASYLFNGMIAPICNFTSRGFIWYQGESNQHNYFDYDKLLASMVNLWRKEWKNEDMPFYYVQLAPFPYDGAERISLPLVIEAQYKALWHIPNAGIVATTDLGHPACIHPPRKKEIGQRLAALALRKTYQINGLLPDAPMIDKVIFEGNRAVLTFKGVPDYSPAAVGSLDFYGGELRGFEIAGEDRRFYPAKASLIQGQNRMVVTSEKVSRPVAVRYAFKNYHDANVMTTEGQPLVPFRTDHWDDVY, encoded by the coding sequence ATGAAACGAGTAATATGGCTGGTCTTGTCAGTATGTATGGCTTTAGCTTCGTGGGGGAAAATCAGATTACCTTCTATCCTGGGCGATAATATGGTTTTGCAACGTGCGGATACGGTGAATATCTGGGGCTGGGCTACACCCTCCCAAAATGTGACGGTGAAACCTTCATGGGATAACCGGATATATACGACAAAAGCAAAAAACAATGGAAAATGGTTGCTACGAGTACAGACTCCCGAAGCTGGAGGACCTTATCAGATTGATATTAGTGACGGAGAGTTGCTGACACTAAAAGATATACTGATTGGAGAAGTTTGGATTTGCTCCGGGCAGTCGAATATGGAAATGCCGGTACATGGTTTTTATGGGCAGCCTGTAGCCGGGTCTTTGGAGGAAATAGTTGAAGCAAACCAGTATCCGGATATACATATGTTTACACTACCTCCTACTCCTGCAGCAGAACCGCAGGATGATTGTCGGGGAAGTTGGCTGAAGTCAACTCCCGAAAGTGTCCGGGATTTTAGTGCCGTAGGCTATTTCTTCGGCAAAAATCTGAATAAAGTGATGAATATACCAATAGGACTGATTACTCCTAATTGCGGAGGTATTGCCATTGAACCCTGGATGACGGCGGAGGCTATCAGAGAAACAGCCAGTATTAATCAAAAACTGGCTTTTACTCCTCAGGTGCAGACGGAGGCTGCCAATGCTTCTTATCTTTTTAATGGGATGATAGCGCCGATTTGCAATTTTACCAGTCGTGGGTTTATATGGTATCAGGGGGAATCCAACCAACATAACTATTTTGATTATGATAAGTTGTTGGCCTCAATGGTGAACCTTTGGCGGAAAGAATGGAAAAATGAAGATATGCCGTTCTATTATGTGCAATTGGCTCCTTTCCCTTATGATGGGGCAGAGAGAATCTCTTTGCCGTTAGTCATCGAGGCTCAATATAAAGCATTGTGGCATATCCCGAATGCAGGTATTGTTGCAACAACGGATTTAGGACATCCTGCTTGCATTCATCCGCCACGGAAAAAGGAAATCGGGCAGCGACTGGCAGCTCTGGCGCTGCGGAAGACTTATCAGATCAATGGTTTGCTGCCGGACGCTCCAATGATTGATAAAGTCATTTTTGAAGGGAATAGGGCGGTACTTACATTTAAGGGAGTGCCCGATTATAGTCCTGCTGCTGTAGGTAGTCTTGACTTCTATGGAGGTGAATTGAGAGGGTTTGAGATAGCGGGTGAAGACCGTCGGTTTTATCCGGCGAAGGCTTCGCTGATACAGGGACAGAACCGAATGGTAGTGACGAGTGAAAAGGTATCCCGTCCTGTGGCTGTCCGATATGCATTCAAAAACTATCATGATGCGAATGTGATGACAACTGAAGGACAGCCGTTGGTTCCTTTCCGTACGGATCATTGGGATGATGTTTATTGA
- a CDS encoding glycoside hydrolase family 28 protein, whose protein sequence is MMKRSMMQTVFLLAFVFYSLCAGASVIQEKAYDICKYGAKGDGKTLNTNAINSAIKDCAENGGGTVLIPKGNFLSGTIYLKDNISLVLRKGAVLKGTADVSQYKSYTPLGNFSMFDSGGDGENANSAIDPHWNRALILGVGVSNVSIEGEGVIDGNHVFDSEGEENMRGPHTIIIAESRNILMRGITMNCASNYAFMAYKIEDMVFHDLEFNEGWDGIHIRGGKNITIRNCRFFTGDDAIAGGYWENMVISDCHINSSCNGIRMIMPATGLTISNCTFAGPGKYPHRTSKEKKRNNMLSAIILQPGGWGKAPGEIRDIYIHDVSIDNMNNPLMIVLNEGNTGDNILVERMKATRINQAAVSIESWKGGTFGNVAFRDISISYEGNKNPELKNLQVSQPPADSRLLPCWGWYVRNVRNMVLENVVLNYRGEEARPAFWLNNVGKAELIQVNYTGSEDVGAIMRENTGTVIKR, encoded by the coding sequence ATGATGAAAAGAAGTATGATGCAAACTGTTTTTCTGTTGGCTTTTGTGTTCTATTCTTTATGTGCGGGTGCATCCGTAATTCAGGAGAAGGCATATGACATCTGTAAATACGGGGCGAAAGGAGATGGTAAAACGTTGAATACAAATGCTATTAATTCGGCTATTAAAGATTGTGCCGAAAACGGCGGAGGAACGGTATTAATACCTAAGGGAAATTTTCTCAGCGGAACAATTTATCTGAAGGATAACATTTCTCTTGTGTTACGTAAAGGCGCTGTATTGAAAGGAACCGCGGATGTAAGCCAGTACAAATCTTATACTCCTTTGGGTAACTTTAGTATGTTTGATAGTGGTGGAGATGGTGAGAATGCCAACAGTGCTATTGATCCTCATTGGAACCGGGCGTTAATTTTGGGAGTAGGTGTCAGCAATGTTTCTATCGAGGGTGAGGGGGTTATTGACGGGAATCATGTCTTTGACTCGGAAGGTGAAGAGAATATGCGGGGACCGCATACGATTATTATTGCCGAGTCACGGAATATATTGATGCGGGGAATCACGATGAACTGTGCTTCCAACTATGCTTTTATGGCTTATAAAATAGAGGATATGGTTTTTCATGACCTTGAATTTAATGAGGGCTGGGATGGAATACATATACGCGGAGGCAAGAATATAACAATCCGTAACTGCCGTTTTTTTACGGGAGATGACGCTATTGCCGGCGGTTATTGGGAGAATATGGTGATAAGTGACTGCCATATAAATTCTTCCTGTAATGGAATCCGTATGATAATGCCGGCAACGGGACTGACTATTTCCAATTGTACCTTTGCAGGACCGGGGAAATATCCGCATCGTACTTCTAAAGAGAAAAAGCGGAATAATATGCTGTCTGCCATAATTTTGCAACCTGGTGGTTGGGGAAAAGCACCGGGCGAGATTCGTGATATATATATACATGACGTAAGCATTGATAATATGAATAATCCTTTGATGATTGTGCTCAATGAAGGAAATACGGGAGACAATATTCTGGTGGAACGGATGAAGGCTACTCGTATCAACCAGGCGGCGGTTTCAATAGAGAGTTGGAAAGGGGGAACTTTCGGCAATGTGGCATTCAGGGATATTTCTATTAGTTATGAAGGCAATAAGAACCCGGAACTGAAAAATCTTCAAGTCAGTCAGCCGCCGGCAGACTCTCGTCTCTTGCCATGTTGGGGCTGGTATGTGCGTAATGTGCGAAATATGGTTCTTGAGAATGTAGTACTGAATTATCGGGGAGAAGAAGCTCGTCCTGCATTCTGGCTTAACAATGTCGGGAAAGCTGAGTTGATTCAGGTGAATTATACAGGTAGTGAGGATGTAGGTGCTATAATGCGGGAAAATACGGGAACGGTTATTAAAAGATAA
- a CDS encoding alpha-amylase family glycosyl hydrolase yields the protein MNTIKIFSLLLFSLLILNSCNDEDEYTWTDIPNSEVKPVTAHNKVIYEVNVYSYSSGHNFKGLESDLPRLKELGIDILWLMPIHPRGEEKRSGTLGSPYSVKDYKAINPDYGTSEDFKSLVNTAHVMGMEIWLDWVANHTAWDNVWVAGHLDYYAEKDGERPYAPGGWLDVIQLDHTNAEMRVAMADAMKYWLTEFDIDGFRFDAADFVPLDFWRELRKEVDKVKKVTWLSEGSDPAYMEVFDYDYAWDFATALKNFGTENDVPVLIDECKKLFNDAAYKNKGRMVYITNHDLNAYEGSEFDRYGNNVLPLAVLSFTIYDMPLIYNGQEIGMSKSMNFAEPVMVDWNPANKVYVNLYQKLTRLKRTQPALEDGANRGALKIYPTNDESLFAYSRIKGDNEILVLLNFAQVPKRLRFTQELPTGKFKDYLNGGYREFPAGDGISLHENGYAIFVK from the coding sequence ATGAATACAATAAAAATATTTTCGCTGCTGTTATTTTCATTGTTGATTCTGAATAGTTGCAATGATGAAGACGAATATACGTGGACGGATATCCCTAATAGTGAGGTAAAACCTGTGACGGCTCATAATAAGGTGATATATGAGGTAAATGTGTACAGCTATTCTTCCGGACATAATTTCAAAGGGCTTGAAAGTGACCTGCCGCGATTGAAGGAACTCGGGATAGATATTCTCTGGCTGATGCCTATTCATCCTCGTGGAGAGGAGAAGCGGTCAGGGACATTGGGTAGTCCTTACTCAGTAAAGGACTATAAGGCGATTAATCCCGACTATGGGACATCGGAAGATTTTAAGTCTTTGGTGAATACTGCTCATGTTATGGGTATGGAGATCTGGTTGGACTGGGTAGCCAATCATACGGCTTGGGATAATGTGTGGGTGGCTGGGCACTTGGATTATTATGCAGAAAAGGACGGAGAGCGTCCGTATGCTCCCGGAGGTTGGTTGGATGTGATTCAACTGGATCATACTAATGCGGAAATGCGTGTCGCTATGGCGGATGCCATGAAATATTGGCTGACGGAATTTGATATTGACGGTTTTCGGTTTGATGCAGCCGACTTTGTGCCTTTGGATTTCTGGAGAGAACTTCGTAAAGAGGTGGATAAGGTGAAAAAGGTGACCTGGTTGAGCGAAGGTTCTGATCCGGCCTACATGGAAGTTTTTGATTATGACTATGCATGGGACTTCGCCACCGCGTTGAAAAACTTCGGCACTGAAAATGATGTACCTGTATTGATTGACGAGTGTAAGAAACTGTTTAATGATGCAGCTTACAAGAATAAAGGGCGTATGGTTTATATAACCAATCATGACCTGAATGCTTACGAAGGATCGGAGTTCGACCGTTATGGAAATAATGTATTGCCATTGGCTGTCCTATCATTTACTATTTATGATATGCCTCTTATTTACAACGGTCAGGAAATAGGAATGAGTAAATCCATGAACTTTGCGGAGCCGGTGATGGTGGACTGGAATCCTGCAAATAAGGTTTATGTTAACCTGTATCAGAAGTTAACCCGGTTGAAACGGACTCAGCCGGCACTTGAAGATGGCGCCAATCGGGGAGCTTTGAAGATATATCCTACAAATGACGAAAGTCTGTTTGCTTACTCCCGTATCAAGGGAGATAACGAAATATTGGTACTTTTGAATTTTGCTCAGGTTCCCAAAAGATTACGGTTTACACAGGAACTTCCTACCGGAAAATTCAAGGATTATCTGAATGGGGGATATAGAGAATTTCCAGCAGGAGACGGTATCTCGCTGCATGAGAACGGATATGCAATTTTTGTAAAATAA